The Deinococcus sp. YIM 134068 region TGCTGGAGGATCAGCGAGAAGTTCTGCCCGCTCAGGAAGTTGTCCGCGCGCACCGAGAAGAAGATGACGGCGAGCACGAGCGCCATCAGCGGTCCCAGCACCGAGATGCTGGGCAGCCGTTCGCGCAGGCTGTAGCGCTCGGGCGGGATGGCGAGCGATTTGGGATTGGGATTCGTCATGCGTGGGCACCTCGGGAGAGATAGGGGAGACGACCACCCCCGTTCCGGCGGGGTCCGGGGGCAGTCGTCGGGTGGGGGAACTCAGCTCATGTCGGGGGATTCAGGGCGGGAGGAGCGGGAAGACCACGCCTCTCGTCTCATGGAGCAGCCCGGCACCTTCAAGCCCTCACCACTTCAGCGCGTAGGGAAGAACTCAGGCCCCTGATCTTCCGCTGGCCGCTGGAAGCTGGCGGCTGGCCGCTCCCCTCACTGCCCCCAGCAGTTCGCCAGCCCGAACTTGGCGTCCTGGCTCTTCACGCCCGCGACGGCCTTGTTCGCGATGAGGGTCACGCCCGTGTCGGTGTAGCCCTTCGCCTTCTTGCCGCCCTTGGCGTAGGCGACGCCCGCCTCCACGCCCATCGAGGCCATCTTGAGGGGGTACTGCTGGCTGGTGGCGGCGATCACCCCGGCCTGCACGTTCCGCACGCCCGCGCAGCCGCCGTCCACCGAGAGGATCAGCACGTCCTTTTCCCGCCCGGCGGCCTTGAGCGCCTGATAGGCCCCGGCGGCGGCGGGTTCGTTGATGGTGTACACGACGTTGATGTTGGGGTTGCGTTGCAGGCAGTTTTCCATCGCCGTCTGCCCCTTGGCCTGATCGCCGAAGGTGTCCTGCGCGCAGGCGACGATGGGCGCGGTCGCCAGGTTGGCCGTCCGGGCGTTGATGCCCGCCACCCCGTACCCGGCGAGGAAGCCGTTGTGCCGCTGGATGCCGACCGGGTGGCCGGGGAAGAGGTCGAGCATGGCGACGACGGCCTTCTTGTTGCCCATCGCCTTGCGCGCGTACTGGCCGATCAGGACGCCCGCCTGATAGTTGTTGGTCGCGTACAGCGCGTCCACCGCGCTCGCCGGGTCGGTGGGGGAGTCCAGCGCGATGACCTGCACGCCCTGTGCCTGCGCCTTCTTGATGGACGGAATGATGGCCTTCGCGTCGT contains the following coding sequences:
- a CDS encoding sugar ABC transporter substrate-binding protein encodes the protein MRATPKFVTATLSLTAAAVLGLSLAQGAQPVVGLITKTETNPFFVKMKEGAQKAATVNGVRLLTAAGKTDGDNAGQVTAIENMVAAGAKTILITPNDAKAIIPSIKKAQAQGVQVIALDSPTDPASAVDALYATNNYQAGVLIGQYARKAMGNKKAVVAMLDLFPGHPVGIQRHNGFLAGYGVAGINARTANLATAPIVACAQDTFGDQAKGQTAMENCLQRNPNINVVYTINEPAAAGAYQALKAAGREKDVLILSVDGGCAGVRNVQAGVIAATSQQYPLKMASMGVEAGVAYAKGGKKAKGYTDTGVTLIANKAVAGVKSQDAKFGLANCWGQ